From Aurantimicrobium sp. INA4, one genomic window encodes:
- the hutI gene encoding imidazolonepropionase produces MSRTLFTNIGLLVTNNPKEAARAGGTDSPTGEIRDAAMIVDNGVVAWVGKAADAETGGGFDIDAVVNVHGNTLIPGFVDSHSHLVFAGDRSAEFASRMEGTPYAAGGIRSTVAATRAASEESLREHVASLVKEMHSQGTTTIEIKSGYGLDVATEERLVRLAREVTEEVTFLGAHVVPAEFADSRDDYVELVTGEMLAACAPYSKWIDVFCEKGAFTVEETRRILTAGIAAGLQPRVHASQLGPGEGVALAVELGAASVDHCTYLTEEDISALAGSSTVATLLPGVEFSTKQPYPSGRALIDAGVTVALSTDCNPGSSFTSSMPFCIAIAVREMGMSPAEALWASTAGGAQALRRNDVGSLSVGMRADIAEINAPSYIHLAYRPGVPLIGRVWKDGELIAG; encoded by the coding sequence ATGTCTCGCACGCTATTCACCAACATCGGTTTGCTCGTGACGAACAATCCGAAAGAAGCGGCACGTGCCGGTGGAACGGACTCCCCTACTGGCGAGATCCGTGACGCCGCCATGATTGTTGACAACGGTGTGGTGGCGTGGGTCGGCAAAGCAGCAGATGCCGAAACCGGTGGCGGTTTCGACATTGACGCTGTGGTCAATGTGCATGGAAACACGCTCATTCCAGGGTTTGTTGATTCTCACTCTCACCTCGTTTTTGCCGGGGATCGCTCTGCAGAGTTTGCTTCACGCATGGAAGGAACACCATATGCCGCAGGCGGCATACGTTCAACCGTTGCGGCAACACGTGCTGCCTCCGAAGAGAGTTTGCGCGAGCACGTTGCTTCGCTGGTCAAAGAAATGCACTCTCAGGGCACCACGACCATCGAAATCAAGTCAGGATACGGACTAGACGTTGCAACCGAAGAACGATTGGTGCGCCTGGCCAGAGAAGTCACCGAGGAAGTGACCTTTTTAGGTGCGCATGTGGTTCCTGCAGAGTTTGCCGACTCCCGTGATGACTATGTTGAGCTCGTGACGGGCGAAATGCTTGCAGCGTGTGCACCATATTCCAAGTGGATTGATGTTTTTTGTGAAAAAGGTGCTTTCACGGTGGAGGAAACCAGGCGTATCTTGACTGCCGGAATAGCCGCAGGACTCCAACCTCGCGTGCACGCGTCACAACTTGGCCCCGGCGAAGGTGTTGCCTTGGCCGTTGAGCTAGGTGCTGCTTCTGTGGATCACTGCACCTATCTCACTGAGGAAGATATCTCAGCCCTGGCAGGTTCCAGCACAGTTGCCACTTTGCTTCCTGGTGTGGAATTCTCTACCAAACAGCCCTACCCTTCTGGTCGTGCACTCATTGATGCGGGTGTGACAGTTGCTCTATCCACAGACTGCAACCCAGGATCTAGCTTCACTTCTTCTATGCCGTTTTGTATTGCTATAGCGGTGCGGGAAATGGGCATGAGCCCAGCAGAAGCCCTCTGGGCCTCCACAGCCGGAGGAGCACAGGCTCTGCGTCGGAATGATGTGGGCAGCCTCTCGGTCGGAATGCGCGCAGACATTGCCGAGATCAATGCACCCAGCTACATTCACCTTGCCTATCGTCCCGGTGTCCCCCTGATTGGCCGGGTGTGGAAAGACGGAGAACTTATCGCTGGCTAA
- a CDS encoding arginase family protein, with the protein MTKPSGLSHDPLWPRAGGWPAPSELSAGSRIDVSLVGVPASQTSLSATNAHETPDAIRSALFRYSPALMQDRRLPEKGVRNNPDIVNLEELTVADFGNVADPDSPAGEARTIAVMADAAKASELVIALGGDNSVTVAAALGAWGSDLSTAGLITLDAHYDLRDGVSNGSPVRRLIEAGLNPQRIVQIGIQDFANSVAYARRAHELGITVIHRDELARRPLAEIMSEALAIAGAAGGPVHVDLDVDVCDRSVAPACPASVPGGISAYELRQVARIAAAHPQVRSLDLTEIDATTDSPDGRTVRLAALCVLEAVAGVSQR; encoded by the coding sequence ATGACTAAACCTTCTGGCTTGTCTCACGACCCCCTCTGGCCTCGAGCTGGCGGATGGCCAGCCCCTTCTGAATTATCCGCGGGATCTCGGATTGATGTTTCCTTAGTCGGTGTTCCCGCTTCACAAACTTCATTGAGCGCAACTAATGCTCACGAAACCCCTGACGCTATTCGTTCTGCACTTTTTCGTTACTCTCCTGCACTCATGCAGGATCGCCGCCTGCCTGAGAAGGGTGTGCGCAATAACCCAGACATTGTGAATTTGGAAGAGCTCACCGTGGCAGATTTTGGCAATGTTGCCGACCCTGATTCTCCGGCAGGTGAAGCGCGAACTATTGCAGTGATGGCAGATGCCGCCAAAGCCTCAGAGCTTGTCATTGCTCTAGGTGGCGATAACTCCGTCACAGTAGCTGCTGCGCTGGGGGCATGGGGGAGCGACCTCTCAACTGCAGGTTTGATTACTTTAGACGCCCACTATGACCTGCGTGATGGGGTCAGCAATGGCTCACCCGTGCGCAGACTGATTGAGGCGGGTTTGAATCCTCAACGCATTGTGCAAATCGGCATTCAAGATTTTGCCAACTCTGTTGCCTATGCTCGCAGGGCTCATGAGCTAGGTATCACGGTGATTCACCGTGATGAACTTGCCCGACGACCTCTCGCTGAGATTATGAGCGAGGCACTCGCTATTGCCGGTGCCGCAGGCGGTCCAGTCCATGTTGATCTGGATGTGGACGTGTGTGATCGATCTGTTGCCCCGGCCTGCCCAGCTAGTGTTCCCGGCGGTATCAGTGCCTATGAACTGCGCCAGGTTGCCCGTATCGCTGCGGCTCACCCTCAGGTTCGATCATTGGACCTGACCGAAATAGATGCCACCACAGATTCGCCAGACGGCAGAACTGTTCGCCTCGCGGCACTGTGTGTTCTGGAGGCAGTTGCCGGCGTTAGCCAGCGATAA
- a CDS encoding SdpI family protein produces the protein MDSGTLYLVVALSLVADVILYVVVARAASGKVGPNAWAGIRTKATRKNEKTWLAAHVVAYPIMRDTALANATLMIVALFLPAQFQTYLVQVALGALLVGVIFAGVQGQKAAKAADND, from the coding sequence ATGGATTCCGGCACTCTGTACCTCGTCGTTGCACTTTCGCTAGTGGCGGATGTGATTCTTTATGTTGTGGTTGCTCGAGCCGCATCGGGCAAAGTAGGGCCCAACGCGTGGGCGGGTATCCGAACAAAAGCTACCCGTAAGAATGAAAAAACATGGTTGGCTGCTCACGTGGTGGCGTACCCCATCATGCGGGATACCGCTTTGGCCAATGCAACCTTGATGATTGTTGCCCTTTTCCTGCCCGCGCAATTCCAGACGTATCTCGTCCAGGTCGCACTGGGAGCATTGCTGGTGGGTGTGATTTTTGCCGGTGTTCAAGGCCAGAAAGCCGCGAAAGCTGCCGACAATGACTAA
- a CDS encoding MBL fold metallo-hydrolase, whose protein sequence is MTKPEHTLRFLGGTETVTGSKYLIETGGKRILVDCGLFQGYKSLRERNREPFPVPPDTIDVVLLSHAHLDHSGYVPALVRDGFRGNIIATTGTAELCSILLPDSAHLLEEEATHAARKGYSKHTPPKPLYTVQDVEQALSQFRTAEFDEVLEVVPGVKATFLPAGHILGASQLHIEVAGTSLHFTGDMGRQHDPLMKPPRAFEGADILITESTYGNRSHPNIDPEKELGPALKPTLDRGGVVVIPAFAVGRTQGLMLHIWRLMDRGEIPRVPIYVNSPMAASATRMYHKHQDEHTIPADEFEAVYDVAHMVGTVEESKKLNERHGPMIIIAASGMMTGGRVLHHLVAFGDDPNNLILISGYQAGGTRGALLAGGATSLRIHGRDVPIRAQVIQLESMSGHADADELLDWMHTAPRAPKMTYVTHGEMDAADRMRFRIASELKWNVRAPEHGESIDLSNPQ, encoded by the coding sequence ATGACAAAGCCTGAACACACACTGCGCTTTCTTGGGGGAACTGAGACGGTTACCGGAAGTAAGTACCTGATTGAAACCGGTGGCAAACGCATTCTGGTCGATTGTGGCCTGTTTCAGGGATACAAGTCTTTACGCGAACGTAACCGCGAGCCCTTCCCAGTGCCGCCTGACACCATTGATGTGGTCTTGCTTAGCCACGCACACTTGGACCATTCAGGATATGTTCCCGCGCTCGTGCGTGATGGTTTCCGCGGTAACATCATCGCCACAACAGGAACTGCAGAGTTGTGTTCCATTTTGCTTCCAGACAGTGCCCACCTCTTGGAAGAAGAGGCTACCCATGCCGCCAGGAAGGGGTATTCCAAGCACACCCCACCAAAGCCTCTCTATACGGTGCAAGATGTGGAACAGGCCCTGTCACAGTTCCGTACTGCAGAGTTTGATGAAGTACTCGAGGTTGTCCCAGGTGTGAAGGCCACTTTCCTTCCCGCAGGACATATTTTGGGTGCATCCCAATTGCACATCGAGGTTGCTGGAACCAGCCTGCATTTCACGGGAGATATGGGACGGCAGCATGACCCGCTGATGAAACCTCCACGTGCATTTGAGGGTGCAGACATTCTCATTACTGAATCCACGTACGGTAATCGCAGTCACCCCAATATCGATCCCGAGAAAGAACTTGGCCCTGCACTCAAGCCCACGCTTGATCGTGGCGGTGTCGTTGTAATTCCCGCCTTTGCCGTGGGAAGAACTCAGGGACTGATGCTTCATATCTGGCGTTTGATGGATCGTGGCGAGATTCCTCGCGTACCTATCTATGTCAACAGCCCCATGGCGGCGAGTGCAACACGGATGTATCACAAGCATCAAGATGAGCACACTATTCCCGCTGACGAATTTGAAGCCGTTTATGACGTTGCTCATATGGTTGGCACCGTTGAAGAATCGAAGAAGCTCAATGAACGTCATGGCCCCATGATTATCATTGCTGCCTCCGGCATGATGACCGGTGGTCGCGTGCTCCATCACCTGGTTGCTTTCGGGGATGATCCCAACAACCTCATACTTATCTCTGGCTATCAGGCAGGGGGAACCCGCGGGGCCCTCTTAGCTGGAGGAGCAACCTCACTGAGAATTCACGGTCGAGATGTGCCCATTCGCGCGCAGGTGATTCAGCTTGAGAGCATGTCAGGCCACGCAGACGCGGATGAGCTCCTGGATTGGATGCACACTGCCCCGCGTGCCCCAAAAATGACCTATGTCACACACGGTGAAATGGATGCGGCAGACCGGATGCGTTTTCGGATTGCGTCCGAGTTGAAATGGAATGTTCGGGCACCTGAACATGGTGAAAGCATTGATCTTTCGAACCCGCAATAA
- a CDS encoding inositol monophosphatase family protein produces MTRSHYTLNEDLQLALQLADAADEISRARYLALDLEVTTKPDKTPVTDADRAVEKAIIDILARERGSDYMLGEEFGEQEGTVSEHPTATADHPHRQWIIDPIDGTSNFLRGVPVWATLIALAIDGEPVLGVVSAPALGKRWWGSKGNGAWVDESHDPLANIPLPDDLANVLEQPMVAVAEPRRLEVSGVSKLADASISYNSLQQWDQAGYLDELVGLSRKVWRTRAYGDMWSYMMVAEGILDVAGEFDLKPYDMAALMPIVTEAGGTFTSIDGHADVWHGSALATNGALHAAVLAELAR; encoded by the coding sequence GTGACCAGAAGCCACTACACCCTCAATGAAGACCTCCAGCTCGCCTTGCAACTAGCTGATGCCGCTGATGAGATTTCTCGCGCACGCTATCTCGCCCTCGATCTCGAGGTGACGACGAAGCCAGATAAGACTCCTGTCACTGATGCAGATCGCGCTGTGGAAAAAGCCATTATCGACATTCTTGCTCGCGAGCGCGGCTCGGACTACATGCTGGGTGAAGAGTTTGGTGAACAAGAAGGAACCGTTTCTGAACACCCCACTGCAACGGCAGATCATCCTCACCGCCAGTGGATCATTGACCCTATTGACGGGACGTCGAACTTCTTGCGCGGTGTTCCTGTCTGGGCAACTCTGATTGCCCTTGCCATCGATGGCGAACCTGTGCTGGGCGTGGTGAGTGCACCTGCTTTGGGCAAACGTTGGTGGGGCTCAAAGGGTAATGGTGCGTGGGTTGATGAATCTCACGACCCTCTGGCAAACATTCCCCTCCCCGATGATCTCGCCAATGTTCTCGAGCAACCTATGGTTGCCGTGGCAGAACCTCGCCGTCTCGAAGTTTCGGGAGTATCTAAGCTCGCTGATGCCAGCATCAGCTACAACTCGTTGCAGCAATGGGACCAGGCAGGCTACCTGGATGAGCTCGTTGGGCTCAGCCGGAAAGTGTGGCGTACTCGCGCCTACGGTGACATGTGGTCTTACATGATGGTTGCCGAGGGCATCTTGGATGTAGCGGGAGAGTTTGATCTCAAGCCGTATGACATGGCTGCTTTGATGCCGATTGTGACTGAAGCAGGTGGGACTTTCACCTCTATCGATGGCCACGCGGATGTCTGGCACGGGAGTGCTTTAGCTACCAATGGTGCTCTTCACGCTGCCGTGCTTGCTGAGCTAGCTCGCTAG